The Candidatus Eremiobacterota bacterium genome includes a window with the following:
- a CDS encoding isovaleryl-CoA dehydrogenase, which yields MDTIDRPIHATHAVENQPPPLAGYDVAARDVALLEGVRREGAGWDVDGLHALGTLAGSEEAIAWGFEANRFAPELRTHDRYGNRIDEVAFHPSWHRLMEVAVAHGLHGAPWREPRAGAHVARYARFYVWSQAEAGHGCPISMTYAAVPFLRRRADLAALFEPVLTSNEYQPVLLPLREKRGALCGMAMTEKQGGSDLRANTTRAEPFDGDTYALTGHKWFCSAPMSDAFLVLAQAPDGLTCFFLPRVLPDGTRNAFRIQRLKDKLGNRSNASSEVEFERALALRVGEEGRGVATIIEMVNHTRLDCVAGSASLMRQAFAQAAHHARHRRAFGALLAEQPVMQNVLADLALESEAATALMLRLAGAVDRDEDAREAAFARLGIALGKYWVCKRAPSHAAEALECLGGNGYVEESVMPRLYREAPLNSIWEGSGNVNALDLLRALAKTPDSLDAYFAEATLARGGDGRLDRAAASLAQMLAGNPAALETSARRIVERMALVLQASLLVRHAPHAVADAFCATRLGGEGGATFGTLPPTSDTKAILDRAWPA from the coding sequence ATGGACACCATCGACCGCCCGATCCACGCGACGCACGCGGTGGAGAACCAGCCGCCTCCGCTCGCCGGCTACGACGTCGCGGCGCGGGACGTCGCGCTGCTCGAAGGGGTGCGCCGCGAGGGCGCCGGCTGGGACGTCGACGGGCTCCATGCGCTCGGGACGCTGGCCGGCTCGGAAGAGGCAATCGCGTGGGGCTTCGAAGCGAACCGCTTCGCGCCGGAGCTGCGCACGCACGACCGCTACGGCAACCGCATCGACGAGGTCGCCTTCCACCCGTCCTGGCACCGGCTCATGGAAGTCGCGGTCGCGCACGGGCTGCACGGCGCGCCGTGGCGCGAGCCGCGTGCCGGCGCGCACGTCGCGCGCTACGCGCGCTTCTACGTGTGGTCGCAAGCGGAAGCCGGGCACGGCTGCCCGATCTCGATGACGTACGCCGCGGTCCCGTTTCTGCGCCGCCGCGCCGACCTCGCAGCGCTCTTCGAGCCGGTGCTGACGTCGAACGAATACCAGCCCGTGCTGCTGCCGCTGCGCGAGAAGCGCGGCGCGCTGTGCGGGATGGCGATGACCGAGAAGCAAGGCGGCTCCGACCTGCGCGCCAACACGACCCGCGCCGAGCCGTTCGACGGCGACACCTACGCGCTGACCGGGCACAAGTGGTTCTGCTCGGCGCCGATGTCGGACGCGTTCCTCGTCCTCGCGCAGGCGCCGGACGGGCTGACCTGCTTCTTTCTCCCGCGCGTGCTGCCCGACGGGACGCGCAACGCGTTTCGCATCCAGCGCTTGAAAGACAAGCTCGGGAACCGTTCCAACGCGTCGAGCGAGGTCGAGTTCGAGCGCGCGCTCGCGCTGCGCGTCGGCGAGGAAGGGCGCGGCGTCGCGACGATCATCGAGATGGTCAACCACACCCGGCTCGACTGCGTCGCCGGCAGCGCTTCGCTGATGCGGCAAGCGTTCGCGCAGGCGGCGCATCACGCCAGGCACCGCCGCGCCTTCGGCGCGCTGCTCGCCGAGCAGCCGGTGATGCAAAACGTCTTGGCCGACCTCGCCCTCGAGTCCGAAGCGGCGACGGCGCTCATGCTGCGGCTCGCCGGCGCGGTCGACCGCGACGAGGACGCGCGCGAGGCGGCGTTCGCGCGGCTCGGCATCGCGCTCGGCAAGTACTGGGTCTGCAAGCGCGCGCCCTCGCACGCCGCCGAAGCGCTCGAGTGTCTGGGCGGCAACGGCTACGTCGAGGAGAGCGTGATGCCGCGGCTGTACCGCGAGGCGCCGCTCAACTCGATCTGGGAAGGCTCGGGAAACGTCAACGCGCTCGACCTGCTGCGCGCGCTCGCGAAAACGCCGGACTCGCTGGACGCCTATTTCGCAGAAGCCACGCTCGCGCGCGGCGGCGACGGGCGGCTCGATCGTGCCGCGGCGTCGCTCGCACAGATGCTCGCCGGCAACCCGGCCGCGCTCGAAACGTCGGCGCGCCGGATCGTCGAGCGAATGGCGCTCGTGCTGCAAGCGTCGCTGCTCGTGCGCCACGCGCCGCACGCGGTGGCGGACGCGTTCTGCGCGACGCGGCTGGGCGGCGAAGGCGGCGCGACGTTCGGCACGCTTCCCCCGACGTCCGACACAAAGGCGATCTTGGACCGCGCCTGGCCCGCCTGA
- a CDS encoding GreA/GreB family elongation factor has translation MSRAFTKERDDEPEPALVPRPRRKAAPIPVPPADHAVVGFGATVVVEGVGPKPQTFTVVEADHTDVGHGRLGIDSPLVEALMGHRAGDTVVWHRPVGDRTLKVVSVDYDRDFN, from the coding sequence ATGAGCCGAGCGTTCACGAAAGAGCGCGACGACGAGCCGGAACCAGCGCTCGTCCCGCGACCGAGGCGCAAGGCGGCCCCGATTCCGGTACCGCCGGCCGACCATGCCGTGGTGGGCTTCGGCGCGACGGTCGTCGTCGAGGGCGTCGGACCCAAACCGCAGACGTTCACCGTCGTCGAGGCGGATCACACCGACGTCGGACACGGCCGGCTCGGGATCGACTCGCCGCTCGTCGAGGCCCTCATGGGGCACCGCGCCGGCGACACCGTCGTGTGGCACCGTCCGGTCGGCGACCGCACCCTGAAGGTCGTCTCCGTCGACTACGACCGAGATTTTAACTAA
- a CDS encoding DUF488 domain-containing protein, translating into MLTLGHGTASADELAALIRNAGIELIVDVRTVPKSRRHPHFWREEMERWVPQLSGSAYRWEPALGGFRKPNPDSSNVALRHPSFRAYADYMGTDAFATALDDLLNAAAEKRTAILCSESLWWRCHRRLIADAATLLHGADVRHLMHDGRLQPHVRTAGSRVTAEGSLRYDVLFDDEGREA; encoded by the coding sequence CTGCTCACGCTCGGACACGGCACCGCGAGCGCGGACGAGCTCGCGGCGTTGATACGCAACGCCGGCATCGAGCTCATCGTCGACGTTCGCACCGTGCCGAAGAGCCGCCGGCATCCGCACTTCTGGCGCGAGGAGATGGAACGCTGGGTTCCGCAGCTCAGCGGCAGCGCGTACCGCTGGGAACCCGCGCTCGGCGGTTTTCGCAAACCCAACCCCGACAGCAGCAACGTCGCGCTGCGGCATCCGTCGTTTCGGGCGTATGCCGATTACATGGGCACGGACGCGTTCGCAACCGCGCTCGACGACCTCTTGAACGCGGCCGCCGAAAAACGCACCGCGATCTTGTGCTCGGAATCGCTGTGGTGGCGCTGCCATCGGCGCTTGATCGCGGACGCGGCCACGCTGCTGCACGGCGCCGACGTGCGGCATCTGATGCACGACGGGCGCTTGCAGCCGCACGTGCGCACCGCCGGCAGCCGCGTGACCGCGGAGGGCAGCCTGCGCTACGACGTCCTGTTCGACGACGAAGGACGCGAGGCTTGA
- a CDS encoding ribulose 1,5-bisphosphate carboxylase: MAWLTATYLMRSEPAQIEARAEALAIEQSVECPLEAVREQRILDEVVARVASVEHVDGDLYRVAVKIAVQTTGGETAQLINMIFGNASLWDYVQFVGLELPPQLLARFSGPRHGIAGMRALLDAPCRPLTAAAMKPQGMSVEQLAAMCRTFALAGVDVVKDDHGIADQTYSPFAQRVRACQAAATEAVRTTGRPSFYAPHLIGTPRVLREHARIAREEGVRVVLVAPMVVGLPAFRELVDEFPEFVYLAHPSFGGAARIAPPLLFGRLFRLLGADAPIFVNYGGRFAYPQTECGEIAAGLRAPWGELRAALPVPAGGMRLDRIEELLDFYGPDTMLLIGGNLLLAEGDKLLARARDFVAAVSAQVMT, from the coding sequence ATGGCGTGGTTGACCGCGACGTACTTGATGCGCTCGGAGCCGGCGCAAATCGAAGCGCGCGCCGAGGCGCTGGCGATCGAGCAGAGCGTCGAGTGCCCGCTGGAAGCGGTGCGCGAGCAGCGCATTCTGGACGAGGTCGTCGCGCGCGTCGCGTCGGTCGAGCACGTCGATGGTGATCTGTATCGCGTCGCGGTGAAGATCGCCGTGCAGACGACCGGCGGCGAGACGGCGCAGCTGATCAACATGATCTTCGGCAACGCCTCGCTGTGGGACTACGTGCAGTTCGTCGGCCTCGAGCTGCCGCCGCAGCTGCTCGCGCGGTTTTCCGGCCCGCGGCACGGGATCGCCGGCATGCGCGCGCTGCTCGACGCGCCGTGCCGGCCGCTGACCGCGGCCGCGATGAAGCCGCAGGGGATGAGCGTCGAACAGCTCGCGGCGATGTGCCGGACGTTCGCGCTGGCCGGCGTCGACGTCGTCAAAGACGACCACGGGATCGCCGATCAAACGTACTCGCCGTTCGCGCAGCGCGTGCGCGCGTGTCAGGCCGCCGCAACGGAAGCCGTGCGCACGACCGGGAGGCCGTCGTTCTACGCGCCGCACCTGATCGGCACGCCGCGCGTGCTGCGCGAGCATGCGCGGATCGCGCGCGAGGAAGGCGTGCGCGTGGTGCTGGTCGCGCCGATGGTCGTCGGGCTGCCCGCGTTCCGCGAGCTGGTCGACGAGTTTCCGGAGTTCGTCTACCTCGCCCACCCCTCGTTCGGCGGCGCCGCCCGGATCGCGCCGCCGCTCCTGTTCGGGCGGCTCTTCCGGCTGCTCGGCGCGGACGCGCCGATCTTCGTCAACTACGGCGGCCGGTTCGCCTACCCGCAGACGGAGTGCGGCGAGATCGCCGCGGGCCTGCGGGCGCCGTGGGGCGAGCTGCGAGCGGCGCTCCCCGTCCCGGCCGGCGGGATGCGGCTGGACCGGATCGAGGAGCTGCTCGACTTCTACGGCCCCGACACGATGCTGCTGATCGGCGGAAACTTGCTGCTTGCCGAAGGAGACAAGCTGCTCGCGCGCGCACGTGACTTCGTAGCGGCAGTTTCCGCGCAGGTGATGACATGA
- a CDS encoding DNA-3-methyladenine glycosylase 2 family protein — translation MNEVQVPVREPYRLDLTAVVMRRLSTNVVDVFDGTAYRRLLGDPNEPVLLAVEQHAPGLLAARLEGPNANAFDLTAIVRRALGTEVDLSPFYAGAASVPWLHAIATGARGVKPPRYPSLWETVVNAVVYQQVSIHAAGAILRRVIERHSASRELGGVRLYPFPSARTLLGADPVELRALGLSINKVNSLKGVAAAIESGELDESALEPLTTPQLIEALVTHRGIGPWTAAVVALRGFGRLDVFPMNDSGATASLRKLSGDPNVEAEPIIEALTPQQGMLYYHLLLGRLNATGEVSL, via the coding sequence GTGAACGAGGTGCAGGTCCCCGTCCGCGAGCCGTACCGGCTCGACCTGACCGCCGTCGTCATGCGACGGCTGTCCACCAACGTCGTCGACGTCTTCGACGGCACCGCGTACCGCCGGCTGCTCGGCGATCCGAACGAGCCGGTGCTGCTCGCGGTCGAACAGCACGCGCCCGGCCTGCTGGCCGCGCGCCTCGAGGGGCCGAACGCGAACGCGTTCGACCTCACCGCGATCGTCCGCCGCGCGCTCGGCACCGAGGTCGATCTGTCGCCGTTCTACGCCGGCGCCGCGAGCGTGCCGTGGCTGCACGCGATCGCGACCGGCGCGCGTGGGGTGAAACCGCCGCGCTATCCCTCGTTGTGGGAGACGGTCGTCAACGCCGTCGTCTACCAGCAGGTGTCGATCCACGCCGCCGGCGCGATCTTGCGGCGGGTCATCGAGCGCCATTCCGCTTCACGCGAGCTGGGCGGCGTGCGGCTCTATCCGTTTCCGTCCGCGCGCACGCTGCTCGGCGCCGACCCGGTCGAGCTGCGCGCGCTCGGCCTTTCGATCAACAAGGTCAACTCGCTCAAAGGAGTCGCCGCCGCCATCGAATCCGGCGAATTGGACGAGTCGGCGCTCGAACCGCTGACCACGCCGCAGCTCATCGAGGCGCTGGTTACGCACCGCGGCATCGGCCCGTGGACGGCCGCGGTCGTCGCGCTGCGCGGTTTCGGCCGGCTCGACGTCTTCCCGATGAACGACTCGGGCGCGACCGCTTCGCTGCGCAAGCTCTCCGGCGACCCGAACGTCGAAGCCGAACCGATCATCGAAGCGCTCACCCCCCAGCAAGGAATGCTCTACTACCATTTGCTCCTCGGCCGGCTCAACGCGACCGGCGAAGTCTCGCTGTGA
- a CDS encoding ABC-2 family transporter protein, giving the protein MYLATYARYWRINLLTMLEYRANFLMWGAFTVIYHATALIALWVTLRNFPSINGWDFRQTAFMYGLWMLGHGLHNTVFFTVGSVPEFVREGRFDRFLVRPLDPLFQAITFPQQIWPDELILAILYFCAVTGFAGVRVDWVLIAYVPLVALGGALIDFGINLAIATASFWFTRIDSLRWVFMSLEQEFSRYPISIYQRGVRLVLAFVLPFAFMNYFPATYLLHKSEDGLHLNPGIGLFTPVVGALVFLIGYAFWRVGLNRYQGTGS; this is encoded by the coding sequence GTGTACCTCGCGACGTACGCACGCTACTGGCGGATCAACCTGCTCACGATGCTGGAGTACCGGGCGAACTTCCTCATGTGGGGAGCGTTCACCGTCATCTACCACGCTACCGCTTTGATCGCGCTGTGGGTCACGCTGCGCAACTTTCCGTCGATCAACGGCTGGGACTTCCGGCAGACCGCGTTCATGTACGGCCTGTGGATGCTCGGGCACGGCTTGCACAACACCGTCTTCTTCACCGTCGGCAGCGTCCCGGAGTTCGTGCGCGAAGGCCGGTTCGACCGCTTTCTGGTGCGGCCGCTCGACCCGCTCTTCCAGGCGATCACCTTCCCGCAGCAGATCTGGCCCGACGAGCTGATCCTGGCGATCCTCTACTTCTGCGCCGTGACGGGGTTCGCCGGCGTGCGCGTCGACTGGGTGCTGATCGCGTACGTCCCGCTGGTCGCGCTCGGCGGCGCGCTGATCGACTTCGGGATCAACCTCGCGATCGCGACCGCGTCGTTCTGGTTCACGCGCATCGACTCGCTGCGCTGGGTCTTCATGTCGCTGGAGCAAGAGTTCTCGCGCTACCCGATCTCGATCTACCAGCGCGGCGTGCGGCTCGTGCTCGCGTTCGTGCTCCCGTTCGCGTTCATGAACTACTTCCCGGCGACGTATCTGCTGCACAAGAGCGAGGACGGGCTGCACCTGAACCCCGGGATCGGGCTCTTCACGCCGGTCGTCGGCGCGCTGGTGTTCCTGATCGGCTACGCGTTCTGGCGGGTCGGGCTCAACCGCTACCAGGGCACCGGCAGCTGA
- a CDS encoding phosphate ABC transporter substrate-binding/OmpA family protein produces the protein MASKYGRCTNFGSCTKADTKEQIPVGGPDAVCPECGKPLTPVAAPSRGFAGIGIVILLGLVVVIVAGFVYLRGGKGSTAATPAPVAQASTPGAAAPGAPASTTAMRLCGSNTIGSQLGPELIKGYLTKRGGTQIAQRDDGQDQRVVTASLGGAEQQVPIAAHGSATAFTGLLANACDIGMASRAIKPAEARRLRSLGDMTSRANEHVIGLDGIAVIVNPANPVDALTIDQLRKIYTGAVGDWKGVGGKPGRITVYARDAKSGTYDTFSNLVLGKAALIGSAKRFEDSRTLAEAVSRNPSAIGFVGLPYATGAKALKVASGGIAILPNSLTVGRETYPLTRRLYLYTAANPSNAQVRPFIDYVQSSDGQRIVEQNGFVGSIIDAVSASAPPVSVPAGAPREYANIVRTSEQLPFNFYFRTGSDVLDNKAFVDVGRLVSIAGLKRNAGRKVILVGFADSTGTHDANLVLSKGRAESVRRELISQGVEVKRATGFGDALPIRDNATEDGRQKNRRVEIFLSR, from the coding sequence ATGGCATCGAAGTACGGGCGCTGTACAAATTTCGGCAGCTGCACGAAGGCGGACACGAAAGAGCAGATTCCGGTTGGTGGTCCCGATGCGGTATGCCCCGAATGCGGCAAACCGCTCACGCCGGTCGCGGCACCGTCGCGCGGATTTGCAGGGATCGGAATCGTCATTCTGCTCGGACTTGTCGTCGTCATCGTCGCCGGCTTCGTTTACCTTCGCGGAGGCAAAGGCAGCACCGCAGCGACGCCGGCACCGGTCGCACAGGCGTCCACGCCGGGAGCAGCGGCGCCAGGGGCGCCGGCCTCGACGACGGCGATGCGGCTCTGCGGCTCAAACACGATCGGCTCTCAGCTCGGGCCCGAGCTCATAAAAGGCTATCTCACGAAGCGAGGTGGCACGCAGATCGCCCAGCGGGACGACGGTCAGGATCAGCGCGTGGTCACCGCATCCCTCGGGGGAGCGGAGCAGCAGGTTCCGATCGCGGCGCACGGCTCGGCGACCGCGTTTACCGGACTATTGGCAAACGCGTGCGACATCGGGATGGCGTCTCGCGCCATCAAGCCGGCCGAGGCTAGGCGCTTGCGCTCGCTGGGAGACATGACGTCTCGCGCGAACGAGCACGTCATCGGGCTGGACGGCATTGCGGTCATCGTTAATCCGGCAAACCCGGTCGACGCGCTGACCATCGACCAGCTCAGAAAGATTTATACAGGCGCCGTTGGCGACTGGAAGGGCGTCGGCGGAAAACCCGGTAGGATCACGGTGTACGCCCGCGACGCGAAGTCCGGGACCTACGACACGTTCAGCAACCTTGTGCTGGGGAAAGCCGCGCTCATCGGTTCGGCGAAGCGCTTCGAGGATAGCCGCACGCTGGCGGAAGCGGTGTCGCGGAATCCGAGCGCGATCGGTTTCGTCGGGCTTCCGTATGCCACGGGAGCGAAGGCGCTCAAGGTCGCGTCCGGAGGAATCGCGATCTTGCCCAACTCCCTGACGGTCGGGCGCGAAACCTATCCGCTGACACGGCGGCTCTACCTGTATACCGCGGCGAACCCGAGCAACGCCCAAGTGCGGCCGTTCATTGATTACGTCCAGTCCTCCGACGGGCAGCGAATCGTTGAGCAGAACGGATTTGTCGGCAGCATCATCGACGCCGTGTCCGCGAGCGCGCCCCCCGTGAGCGTGCCTGCCGGCGCTCCGCGCGAGTATGCGAACATCGTGCGCACCAGCGAACAGCTTCCGTTCAACTTTTACTTCCGTACCGGAAGCGACGTCCTCGATAACAAGGCGTTTGTCGACGTCGGCCGACTTGTTTCGATCGCCGGACTCAAACGCAACGCCGGACGCAAGGTGATTCTTGTTGGCTTCGCCGACAGCACCGGGACGCACGATGCGAACCTCGTTCTATCGAAGGGGCGGGCGGAGTCCGTCAGGCGTGAGCTGATCTCACAAGGCGTTGAAGTCAAGCGGGCCACCGGCTTCGGCGATGCGCTTCCGATTCGAGACAACGCGACTGAGGATGGTCGTCAAAAGAATCGCCGAGTCGAGATCTTCCTTTCCCGCTGA
- a CDS encoding peroxiredoxin, translating into MDERSLQTLPPGLPVPVDDGAAAHLRGMRLPPVQLPATDGSAVDLAALAGTVVVFAYPRTGRPGEPSLVDDWDSIPGARGCTPHTCGFRDLHAEFAALGARVYGLSTQETAYQREMVDRLHVPFPVLSDAELALAHTIGLPTMDVAGQTLLKRIAWIARDGVIERVFYPVFPPDENANDVLAALRDAD; encoded by the coding sequence ATGGACGAGCGCAGCCTGCAGACGCTGCCGCCGGGTCTGCCGGTGCCGGTCGACGACGGCGCCGCCGCGCACCTGCGCGGGATGCGGTTGCCGCCCGTCCAGCTGCCGGCGACCGACGGCAGCGCGGTCGACTTGGCTGCGCTCGCGGGGACGGTCGTCGTGTTCGCGTACCCGCGCACCGGCCGGCCCGGCGAACCGTCGCTGGTCGACGACTGGGATTCGATTCCCGGCGCGCGCGGCTGCACGCCGCACACGTGCGGCTTTCGCGATCTGCACGCGGAGTTCGCCGCGCTGGGCGCGCGCGTGTACGGCCTCTCGACGCAAGAGACGGCGTACCAGCGCGAGATGGTGGACCGGCTGCACGTGCCGTTCCCGGTGCTGAGCGACGCCGAGCTCGCGCTCGCGCACACGATCGGCCTGCCGACGATGGACGTCGCCGGCCAGACGCTGCTCAAGCGCATCGCCTGGATTGCGCGCGACGGCGTGATCGAGCGCGTCTTCTATCCCGTCTTTCCGCCGGACGAGAACGCAAACGACGTGCTGGCTGCACTCCGCGACGCAGACTGA
- a CDS encoding OmpA family protein, with translation MASSSTPEPTPSPNPNLLVPERGTILRAYPAAITDLGRGATTGFPFDATATGPWVFVYELPGVATLDHVSAALPAKSETGQGSNVVFAVSTTSASSGFNDVATFASAAKTDDEQKVPLNAARARWIRVTVTRTGPNAPIESIGAFGTLLPPPASLNFAGTYVQYANAYEAGAFRSTPSESDPWYLQVATAGASGINGEQCFDRHLGEAYPGTLDGRTWTWKRGTSQGTFTANDEGTLLVGTESGTTHWVRTPLRPKYCAPQVEGSGAENVLVLHSNVWNSLYPTSADGLKDVPRLRFSHLSAALVDQAVLGSASTVILNGLCNSDDLIATAQGAAIADWVQNGHKLLIVDSDMCDKPTHYSLLPYAFNSDNPGAHGAKGDRLIQVEDDSLGTSDKTDKAHFFDPQVYAQNGNQLGDANTVTTHDAHWCGHLFGTNVNHVNGFMQMYAPYGKGLIIYDGFDHDDGSVPSYQRIRQLELAQQIPPDLPCAQKASLAFVIQPNRDGSFTPGKPATLTFPMELLANQGWKGRVSMTTSGDFRAAVTPSAFDVNGGTQPLKVAVTVPGSAKPGTYAVIVNGDAGNGQNAQATVQLHATAPLAKQLKSSRRIRIYGIHFDVDKATIKPQSEPVIAQIAQVMQQNPGWRFRVEGHTDSDGGLQHNQVLSQHRAESVVSDLVKRYHIARARLTPVGYGYSKPVAPNTTSAGKALNRRVELYLLNAK, from the coding sequence GTGGCGTCGAGCAGCACGCCCGAGCCCACGCCGAGCCCGAACCCGAACCTGCTCGTGCCGGAGCGCGGGACGATTCTGCGCGCCTATCCGGCCGCGATCACGGACCTCGGCCGCGGCGCCACGACGGGTTTTCCGTTCGACGCGACGGCGACCGGGCCGTGGGTCTTCGTGTACGAGCTGCCCGGTGTTGCGACGCTCGATCACGTGAGCGCGGCGCTGCCGGCGAAGTCCGAGACCGGCCAAGGCTCGAACGTGGTGTTCGCGGTCTCGACGACGAGCGCGTCGAGCGGGTTCAACGACGTCGCGACGTTCGCGTCGGCGGCGAAGACCGACGACGAGCAAAAGGTGCCGCTCAACGCCGCGCGCGCGCGCTGGATCCGGGTGACGGTGACCCGGACTGGCCCGAACGCACCGATCGAGAGCATCGGCGCGTTCGGCACGCTCCTGCCGCCGCCGGCGTCGCTCAATTTCGCCGGCACCTACGTGCAATACGCGAACGCGTACGAGGCGGGCGCGTTCCGCTCGACGCCGAGCGAGAGCGACCCGTGGTACCTGCAGGTCGCGACCGCGGGCGCGAGCGGGATCAACGGCGAGCAGTGCTTCGACCGCCACCTCGGCGAGGCGTACCCCGGCACGCTCGACGGTCGCACCTGGACGTGGAAGCGCGGGACCTCCCAAGGAACGTTTACGGCGAACGACGAGGGGACGCTGCTCGTCGGCACGGAGAGCGGCACGACGCATTGGGTGCGCACCCCGCTGCGCCCGAAGTACTGCGCGCCGCAAGTCGAAGGCTCGGGCGCCGAGAACGTTCTCGTCCTGCACTCCAACGTGTGGAACTCGCTGTACCCGACCAGCGCCGACGGGCTCAAAGACGTGCCTCGGCTGCGGTTCTCGCACCTCAGCGCGGCGCTGGTCGATCAAGCCGTGCTCGGCAGCGCTTCGACCGTCATCCTGAACGGTTTGTGCAACAGCGACGACCTCATCGCGACGGCGCAGGGCGCGGCCATCGCGGACTGGGTGCAAAACGGTCACAAGCTGCTGATCGTCGACTCCGACATGTGCGACAAGCCGACGCACTACTCGCTGCTGCCGTATGCGTTCAACAGCGACAACCCGGGCGCGCACGGCGCCAAGGGCGACCGCTTGATCCAGGTCGAGGACGACTCGCTCGGCACCTCCGACAAGACCGACAAGGCGCACTTCTTCGACCCGCAGGTCTACGCGCAGAACGGCAACCAGCTCGGGGACGCGAACACGGTGACGACGCACGACGCGCACTGGTGCGGGCATTTGTTCGGAACGAACGTCAACCACGTCAACGGCTTCATGCAGATGTACGCGCCGTACGGAAAAGGGCTGATCATCTACGACGGCTTCGACCACGACGACGGCTCGGTGCCTTCATACCAGCGCATCCGGCAACTCGAGTTGGCCCAACAAATTCCGCCCGACCTTCCGTGCGCGCAAAAGGCCTCACTGGCCTTCGTGATCCAGCCGAACCGCGACGGCAGCTTCACCCCCGGCAAGCCAGCGACGCTGACCTTCCCGATGGAATTGCTGGCGAACCAAGGCTGGAAGGGCCGCGTAAGCATGACGACGAGCGGTGATTTTCGCGCCGCGGTCACGCCGAGCGCGTTCGACGTGAACGGCGGCACGCAGCCGCTCAAGGTCGCGGTCACGGTTCCGGGCAGCGCGAAGCCGGGGACGTACGCCGTCATCGTGAACGGCGACGCCGGGAACGGCCAGAACGCGCAGGCGACGGTGCAGCTGCACGCGACCGCGCCGCTGGCGAAGCAGCTGAAGTCGTCGCGCCGGATCCGCATCTACGGGATCCACTTCGACGTCGACAAGGCGACGATCAAACCGCAGTCGGAGCCGGTGATCGCGCAGATCGCGCAGGTCATGCAGCAGAATCCGGGCTGGCGGTTCCGGGTCGAAGGACACACCGACTCGGACGGCGGCCTGCAGCACAACCAAGTGCTCTCGCAGCACCGCGCCGAGTCGGTCGTGAGCGACCTCGTCAAGCGCTACCACATCGCCCGCGCGCGCCTCACCCCGGTCGGCTACGGCTACTCGAAGCCCGTCGCGCCGAACACGACTTCGGCCGGCAAAGCGCTCAATCGCCGCGTCGAGCTCTACCTCCTGAACGCGAAATAG